Proteins encoded together in one Planctomyces sp. SH-PL14 window:
- a CDS encoding HEAT repeat domain-containing protein yields MNRSAWKALGEELFALDRWGDFDPARREFDAADPRTWLWRHADPHPVNILVNSEIPPDHFETYAPALTKGLKTLRDEAGLEMVVRALSRKGLTAAVGEILGLFSSESLVREQNCLWAAGNAIYAIAPKDHLEECLAVCRDPRVGSARQKLIVHLSRFKKSPEVFETLVSLLEDETARGPAMEALKKLGDPRAIPAIERTPVREGEEGIYETHQKAMALKTLAAKKSKA; encoded by the coding sequence ATGAACCGTTCCGCCTGGAAGGCGCTCGGAGAGGAGTTGTTCGCTCTGGACCGCTGGGGCGATTTCGATCCCGCCAGGAGGGAGTTCGACGCCGCCGATCCCAGGACGTGGCTCTGGCGGCATGCCGACCCGCATCCGGTCAATATCCTCGTCAACAGCGAGATTCCTCCCGACCACTTCGAGACCTATGCGCCGGCGCTGACGAAGGGGCTGAAGACGCTTCGTGATGAAGCGGGGCTGGAGATGGTGGTCCGGGCGCTGTCGCGCAAGGGGTTGACGGCCGCGGTCGGCGAGATCCTGGGGCTGTTCTCCTCAGAATCGCTCGTGCGTGAGCAGAACTGCCTGTGGGCGGCGGGGAACGCAATCTATGCGATCGCGCCGAAGGATCATCTGGAGGAGTGCCTTGCGGTGTGCCGGGACCCGCGGGTGGGGAGCGCGCGGCAGAAGCTGATCGTCCATCTCTCGCGGTTCAAGAAGTCTCCGGAGGTGTTCGAGACGCTGGTCTCTCTTCTGGAGGACGAGACCGCCCGCGGCCCCGCGATGGAAGCGCTGAAGAAGCTTGGCGACCCCCGCGCGATCCCGGCGATTGAGCGTACCCCGGTCCGGGAGGGAGAGGAGGGGATTTACGAGACGCACCAGAAGGCGATGGCGCTGAAGACGCTTGCCGCGAAGAAGAGCAAGGCTTGA
- a CDS encoding serine/threonine-protein kinase, which produces MPDPPPTQIGPEKAPDDFVDLPVPPGYEILAELGRGGMGVVYRARDLASDRTVALKLVRSGPLAGPQERARFRLEADAAARLSHPGIVSVHDIGAHQGSPFLVMELIDGGSLHQLTGGDPQPARSAARLIQALALAIQHAHDLQIIHRDLKPANVLLARLTELSPSRGPNDEHDSALDQFHPKIADFGLAKRLDAEETALTQDGAVLGTASYMAPEQAAGRVQEVGPAADLYSLGAILYELLCGRPPFRGDSWNRTVEQVLNEEPLPPSRWKGDVPRDLESICLKCLEKDPLGRYASAGELAADLERFLDGREIAAVPLDEQERLRRLAARDGVRLVAEIGRGPGSTVYRALQGPLQQMVAVKVFAAEERREAGEGEPDREAWESRFRQSAEAWSVLSHPQVVLPQRSGWWDRRRYVVLDHAPNGSLMSLVSAARRPVRQVVEILLQLTEIVGYLHRQGVVHGNLKASNVLLAAGEIPRITDFHPMGGMAGRGETACGEASEGEEGSEAAAIYSAGALAPERLGDPARPLGLGADVYGLGVVLYELVAGRPPFVGGTVSETMARVREELPGPPSAFGREVPVELDRICLRCLLKVPARRFARVYELQTRLERLACEL; this is translated from the coding sequence ATGCCTGACCCCCCGCCCACACAGATTGGGCCGGAGAAGGCACCAGACGACTTCGTCGATCTCCCGGTGCCGCCGGGCTACGAAATCCTCGCCGAACTCGGACGCGGCGGAATGGGGGTCGTCTATCGGGCTCGCGACCTCGCCTCCGATCGCACCGTCGCCCTCAAACTCGTCCGCAGCGGGCCCCTCGCCGGGCCACAGGAACGGGCCCGCTTCCGACTCGAAGCGGACGCCGCCGCCCGACTCAGCCACCCGGGCATTGTCTCCGTCCACGACATCGGAGCCCATCAGGGCTCGCCGTTCCTCGTCATGGAACTGATCGACGGCGGCAGCCTCCATCAGCTCACGGGGGGCGACCCGCAACCCGCCCGGTCCGCGGCCCGGCTCATCCAGGCGCTGGCCCTGGCGATCCAGCACGCGCACGACCTCCAGATCATCCACCGCGACCTCAAGCCGGCCAACGTCCTCCTCGCCCGGCTGACGGAGCTGTCTCCCTCCCGCGGCCCGAACGACGAACACGATTCCGCCCTCGACCAGTTCCACCCCAAGATCGCCGACTTCGGACTGGCGAAGCGGCTCGACGCCGAAGAGACCGCCCTGACGCAGGACGGCGCGGTCCTGGGGACCGCGAGCTACATGGCCCCCGAACAGGCGGCCGGGCGGGTGCAGGAAGTGGGACCGGCGGCCGACCTCTACTCGCTGGGGGCCATCCTGTACGAGCTCCTCTGCGGACGGCCGCCGTTCCGCGGGGACTCGTGGAACCGGACGGTCGAGCAGGTCCTGAACGAGGAGCCGCTCCCGCCGAGCCGCTGGAAGGGGGACGTCCCCCGCGACCTCGAGTCGATCTGCCTGAAGTGCCTCGAGAAGGATCCGCTGGGGCGGTATGCGAGCGCCGGCGAACTGGCGGCGGACCTGGAGCGGTTTCTGGACGGACGGGAGATTGCGGCGGTGCCGCTCGACGAGCAGGAGCGGCTGCGGCGGCTGGCGGCCCGCGACGGGGTGCGGCTGGTGGCGGAGATTGGCCGTGGTCCCGGGAGCACGGTGTACCGCGCGCTGCAGGGACCGCTGCAGCAGATGGTGGCGGTGAAGGTGTTTGCCGCCGAGGAGCGGAGGGAGGCGGGAGAGGGCGAGCCGGATCGCGAGGCGTGGGAGAGTCGATTCCGACAGAGCGCGGAGGCGTGGTCGGTCCTCTCGCATCCGCAGGTCGTGCTGCCGCAGCGGTCCGGGTGGTGGGACCGGCGGCGGTACGTGGTGCTGGATCATGCGCCGAACGGGAGCCTGATGTCGCTGGTGTCGGCGGCGCGGCGGCCGGTGCGGCAGGTGGTGGAGATCCTGCTGCAGCTGACCGAGATTGTCGGCTACCTGCATCGGCAGGGGGTGGTGCACGGGAACCTGAAGGCGTCGAACGTGCTGCTGGCGGCGGGGGAGATTCCGCGGATCACGGACTTTCATCCGATGGGAGGGATGGCGGGCCGCGGGGAGACGGCATGCGGGGAAGCGAGCGAGGGGGAAGAGGGGTCCGAGGCGGCCGCGATTTATTCGGCCGGCGCGCTCGCGCCGGAGCGGCTGGGCGATCCGGCGCGGCCGTTGGGGTTGGGGGCGGACGTTTACGGGTTGGGGGTGGTGTTGTACGAGCTGGTGGCGGGGCGGCCGCCGTTTGTGGGGGGGACGGTGTCGGAGACGATGGCGCGGGTGCGTGAGGAGTTGCCGGGTCCGCCTTCGGCGTTCGGGCGGGAGGTTCCGGTGGAGTTGGACCGGATTTGTCTGCGGTGTTTGTTGAAGGTACCGGCGCGGCGGTTTGCGAGGGTGTATGAGTTGCAGACGCGGTTGGAGCGGTTGGCGTGTGAGCTGTAG
- a CDS encoding DUF1559 domain-containing protein — MIPSRRRSPRRGFTLIELLVVIAIIAVLVALLLPAVQQAREAARRSTCRNNLKQIGIAFHSYHETHLVLPPCYLDSDPMSSESPSANDRNLNLLGWGTFLLPHLDQMNLYNQIAGSGAFNQNWTTVAAMTTASATVPAPYAKTTIATFLCPTDPNPMGAINANVSNYAKSNYTANGGSTYRRNAAGSLPTGPMYDNSRVSFQTITDGLSNVALVGERGSLGEKYATIWAGNPSDGWYYTQNAVMATNPYYGINWPEGHWNFSSAHTGGAHFLLVDGSVHFLANEIDLNTYSYLGGIADGKPVKEF; from the coding sequence ATGATCCCATCGCGTCGTCGTTCCCCCCGCCGGGGCTTCACCCTCATTGAGTTGCTGGTGGTCATTGCGATCATCGCGGTGCTCGTCGCCCTCCTGCTCCCGGCCGTCCAGCAGGCGCGGGAGGCGGCCCGCCGCAGCACCTGCCGGAACAACCTCAAGCAGATCGGCATCGCGTTCCACAGCTACCACGAGACGCACCTCGTCCTCCCGCCGTGCTATCTCGACAGCGACCCGATGTCGTCCGAGAGCCCTTCCGCGAACGACAGGAACCTGAACCTGCTCGGCTGGGGGACGTTCCTGCTCCCGCATCTCGACCAGATGAACCTGTACAACCAGATCGCCGGCTCGGGGGCCTTCAACCAGAACTGGACGACCGTCGCCGCGATGACGACGGCGAGCGCGACGGTCCCGGCTCCGTATGCCAAGACCACCATCGCGACGTTCCTCTGCCCGACCGACCCGAACCCGATGGGGGCGATCAACGCCAACGTCTCGAACTACGCCAAGTCGAACTACACGGCCAACGGCGGCAGCACCTACCGGCGGAACGCCGCCGGGAGCCTGCCGACCGGGCCGATGTACGACAACTCCCGCGTCTCGTTCCAGACGATCACCGACGGCCTGAGCAACGTGGCGCTCGTCGGCGAGCGGGGTTCGCTGGGTGAGAAGTACGCCACGATCTGGGCGGGGAATCCTTCGGACGGCTGGTACTACACGCAGAACGCCGTGATGGCGACGAACCCGTACTACGGAATCAACTGGCCGGAGGGTCACTGGAACTTCAGCAGCGCCCACACGGGCGGGGCCCACTTCCTGCTGGTCGACGGCTCGGTCCACTTCCTGGCGAACGAGATCGACCTCAACACGTATTCGTACCTCGGCGGCATCGCCGATGGGAAGCCGGTCAAGGAGTTCTGA
- a CDS encoding DUF1559 domain-containing protein — MNPALFRRRGFTLIELLVVIAIIAVLVAMLLPAVQQAREAARRSVCSNNLKQIGIALHNYHETNYVLPPGYIDNDPLADTQNRNLLGWGTFLLPYVDQGALFDKISASGAFDRSWPTVAAMTTASVANPVPYARVGVPTFLCPSDPNPLGAINQKVSNFAKSNYTGVSGGSYRRDASGTLPTGAMYDNSMTSFPVITDGLSNVAIIGERCSVGSRNATIWVGNPTDAAYYTQNAIMDSSEYYALNKGGAWNFSSPHFGGVQFVFGDGSVHFLSNDLDRRTCGYLGAIKDGAIVKEF; from the coding sequence ATGAACCCCGCCCTTTTCCGCCGCCGTGGCTTTACGCTGATCGAGCTTCTCGTCGTCATCGCCATCATCGCCGTCCTGGTGGCGATGCTGCTCCCCGCCGTCCAGCAGGCGCGGGAAGCAGCGCGGCGGAGCGTCTGCTCGAACAACCTCAAGCAGATCGGCATCGCGCTCCACAACTACCACGAGACGAACTACGTCCTCCCGCCAGGCTACATCGACAACGACCCGCTGGCCGACACCCAGAACCGCAACCTCCTCGGCTGGGGAACATTCCTCCTCCCCTACGTCGACCAGGGAGCGCTGTTCGACAAGATCTCGGCCTCCGGCGCGTTCGACCGGTCGTGGCCGACCGTGGCCGCCATGACCACGGCCAGCGTCGCCAACCCCGTGCCCTACGCCCGGGTCGGCGTGCCGACGTTCCTCTGCCCGAGCGACCCCAATCCGCTCGGGGCGATCAACCAGAAGGTCTCGAACTTCGCCAAGTCGAACTACACGGGGGTCAGCGGCGGGAGCTACCGCCGCGATGCCTCGGGGACGCTGCCGACCGGCGCGATGTACGACAACTCGATGACGTCGTTCCCGGTCATCACGGACGGCCTCAGCAACGTCGCCATCATCGGCGAGCGGTGCTCCGTCGGCTCGCGGAACGCGACGATCTGGGTCGGGAACCCGACCGACGCCGCCTACTACACCCAGAACGCGATCATGGACTCCAGCGAGTACTACGCCCTCAACAAGGGGGGCGCGTGGAACTTCAGCAGCCCGCACTTCGGCGGGGTGCAGTTCGTCTTCGGCGACGGCTCCGTCCACTTCCTCTCGAACGACCTCGACCGCCGGACGTGCGGCTACCTGGGGGCCATCAAGGACGGCGCCATCGTGAAAGAGTTCTAA